A window of Ptychodera flava strain L36383 chromosome 1, AS_Pfla_20210202, whole genome shotgun sequence contains these coding sequences:
- the LOC139139524 gene encoding forkhead box protein D2-like: MTLFTVEALTSNNDCDLRRQVHPISPGNMSTASSDASSIDVGSPASVSGRSSPEDSEKKPADSYIALIAKAILSVREKKMLLCDIYQYIMDHFPYYRNNDKSWRNSIRHNLSLNECFIKNGRSNDGRGNFWSIHPANLEDFVKGDFRRRKARRRVRQCYDMVSSLYRYHPHPYAYGPSSYVPMTTSPIPYNYLSHPTFSPVYATTQPAYPQHYTASATAMPLTPSPHEPVPMTTYCSQPLAVPTTPSPTSTHVSTPLYSTWQDAFNKLQAMK, translated from the coding sequence ATGACTCTTTTCACAGTGGAAGCTCTCACAAGCAACAACGACTGCGATCTGAGACGTCAGGTTCACCCTATATCACCTGGGAACATGTCAACTGCGTCCAGCGATGCTAGCAGCATCGATGTGGGCTCGCCAGCGTCGGTCTCCGGCCGAAGCAGCCCCGAAGACAGTGAGAAGAAGCCGGCAGATTCCTACATAGCCCTGATTGCGAAGGCTATTCTCAGCGTCAGAGAGAAAAAGATGCTGTTGTGCGATATTTACCAATACATCATGGACCACTTCCCGTACTACCGCAATAACGACAAAAGCTGGCGGAATAGTATTCGACACAACCTGTCCCTCAACGAGTGCTTCATCAAGAACGGACGAAGCAACGACGGGCGAGGCAACTTCTGGTCGATTCATCCTGCGAACTTGGAAGACTTTGTGAAGGGCGACTTCAGACGTCGTAAGGCGAGGCGCCGTGTCCGCCAGTGTTACGACATGGTGAGCAGTCTTTACCGTTACCATCCTCACCCTTACGCCTACGGCCCGTCGTCGTACGTCCCGATGACCACGTCTCCGATCCCGTACAACTACCTCAGTCACCCGACCTTCAGCCCAGTGTACGCGACGACGCAACCCGCCTACCCTCAGCACTATACCGCCTCAGCGACGGCCATGCCCCTCACGCCATCGCCTCATGAACCAGTTCCCATGACCACGTACTGCAGTCAGCCGCTCGCCGTTCCAACAACGCCGTCACCGACCTCGACTCACGTCTCGACACCGCTTTACTCGACGTGGCAGGACGCTTTCAACAAACTGCAAGCGATGAAATGA